A portion of the Lolium rigidum isolate FL_2022 chromosome 1, APGP_CSIRO_Lrig_0.1, whole genome shotgun sequence genome contains these proteins:
- the LOC124679694 gene encoding chaperone protein dnaJ 11, chloroplastic-like: MISAPPLIQTPASAAAAAGIRRPASRRTVRCAVAVASASPAGRCTLYEVLGLRAGATGGEIKAAYRRLARELHPDVAGAASDNFIRLHDAYATLSDPDARGRYDRDVVAQAYAQPPAARPSPHSFWGRPRRTWETDQCW; encoded by the coding sequence ATGATCTCCGCGCCTCCGCTCATACAAACCCCGGCGTCGGCTGCAGCGGCAGCAGGGATCCGTCGGCCCGCCTCCCGCCGGACGGTGCGGTGCGCGGTGGCGGTCGCGTCCGCATCGCCGGCCGGCAGGTGCACGCTCTACGAGGTGCTGGGGCTGCGGGCCGGCGCGACGGGCGGCGAGATCAAGGCAGCGTACAGGCGCCTGGCGCGGGAGCTGCACCCGGACGTGGCCGGCGCTGCCAGCGACAACTTCATCCGGCTCCACGACGCCTACGCCACGCTCTCCGACCCGGACGCCCGCGGGCGCTACGACCGCGACGTCGTCGCCCAGGCATACGCGCAGCCGCCCGCGGCCAGGCCGTCGCCGCACAGCTTCTGGGGACGGCCTCGCCGCACCTGGGAGACCGACCAGTGCTGGTAG
- the LOC124679710 gene encoding chaperone protein dnaJ 11, chloroplastic-like: MISAPPLMQTPASAAAAAGIRRPASRRTVRCAVAVASAAPAGRCTLYEVLGLRAGATGGEIKAAYRRLARELHPDVAAAGAAGDDFIRLHDAYATLSDPDARERYDRDVVAQAYAQPPAARPSPHSFWGRPRRTWETDQCW; encoded by the coding sequence ATGATCTCCGCGCCTCCGCTCATGCAAACCCCGGCGTCGGCTGCAGCGGCAGCCGGGATCCGTCGGCCCGCCTCCCGCCGGACGGTGCGCTGCGCGGTGGCCGTCGCGTCCGCGGCGCCGGCCGGTAGGTGCACGCTCTACGAAGTGCTGGGCCTGCGCGCCGGCGCGACGGGCGGCGAGATCAAGGCAGCGTACAGGCGCCTGGCGCGGGAGCTGCacccggacgtcgccgccgcgggcgccgccGGCGACGATTTCATCAGGCTCCACGACGCGTACGCCACGCTCTCCGACCCGGACGCCCGCGAGCGCTACGACCGCGACGTCGTCGCCCAGGCCTACGCGCAACCACCCGCGGCCAGGCCGTCGCCGCACAGCTTCTGGGGACGGCCTCGACGTACCTGGGAGACCGACCAGTGCTGGTAG
- the LOC124679726 gene encoding chaperone protein dnaJ 11, chloroplastic-like, with protein sequence MIAAPPMTQAPAPAAATAGFRRPASRRTVRCAVAVASAAPAGRCTLYEVLGLRAGATGGEIKAAYRCLARELHPDVAGAAGDDFIRLHDAYATLSDPDARARYDRDVVAQAYAQPPAARPSPHSFWGRPRRTWETDQCW encoded by the exons ATGATCGCCGCGCCTCCGATGACGCAAGCCCCGGCGCCGGCTGCAGCGACAGCCGGGTTCCGTCGGCCCGCCTCCCGCCGGAC GGTGCGGTGCGCGGTGGCGGTCGCGTCCGCGGCGCCGGCCGGCAGGTGCACGCTCTACGAGGTGCTGGGGCTGCGCGCCGGCGCGACGGGCGGCGAGATCAAGGCCGCGTACCGGTGCCTGGCGCGGGAGCTGCACCCCGACGTGGCCGGCGCGGCGGGGGACGACTTCATCCGGCTCCACGACGCGTACGCCACGCTCTCCGACCCGGACGCCCGCGCGCGCTACGACCGCGACGTCGTCGCCCAGGCATACGCGCAGCCGCCCGCGGCCAGGCCGTCGCCGCACAGCTTCTGGGGACGGCCGCGCCGCACCTGGGAGACCGACCAGTGCTGGTAG